From the genome of Nakamurella flavida, one region includes:
- a CDS encoding glutathione peroxidase — protein MTTLQDIPFTTMAGEQASLADYAGQVVLVVNVASRCGLTPQYAKLETLQKQYGERGFTVLGFPSNQFFQELGSDEAIAQFCSATYGVTFPVLAKIKINGRSEHPLYTELKRTPDASGKAGRVKWNFEKFLVTPQGEVHRFRPSTEPDAPEIIAALEAALPR, from the coding sequence ATGACGACCCTGCAGGACATCCCGTTCACCACCATGGCCGGAGAGCAGGCTTCCCTGGCGGACTACGCCGGTCAGGTGGTGCTGGTGGTCAACGTCGCCTCGCGCTGCGGGCTCACCCCGCAGTACGCCAAGCTCGAGACGCTGCAGAAGCAGTACGGGGAGCGCGGATTCACCGTGCTCGGCTTCCCCAGCAACCAGTTCTTCCAGGAGCTGGGCAGCGATGAGGCCATCGCGCAGTTCTGCTCCGCGACGTACGGGGTGACCTTCCCGGTGCTGGCGAAGATCAAGATCAACGGCCGGTCGGAGCATCCGCTCTACACCGAGCTCAAGCGCACCCCGGACGCGTCGGGCAAGGCCGGGCGGGTCAAGTGGAACTTCGAGAAGTTCCTCGTCACCCCGCAGGGCGAGGTGCACCGGTTCCGGCCGTCCACCGAACCGGACGCCCCGGAGATCATCGCCGCGCTGGAGGCGGCCCTGCCGCGATGA
- a CDS encoding GMC family oxidoreductase codes for MSGTTFGHDDEVVVVIGSGAGGGTMADQLTAAGLDVVVLEAGRHITHEEYVNNEWEAFNQMAWLDPRTTTGSWRIAKDFPNLPAWIVKAVGGTTTHWSGATPRFHAHEFGTARSYGNVDGANLLDWPITLDDLAPYYTMAENNIGSTHRGGRKPLPANNNYKVLANGAERIGYRFYATGPYGTNAEPYDGRPASIQDGFNFQGDKNKSKWSTLVREIPRALATGHLELRPSCHAVQITHDKQGRADAVLYLDADGNLQRQKARIVCVAGNAIETPRLLLMSASAMFPDGLANSSGQVGRNYMRHTTGSVYAQFDGAVNMHRGETMAGLVADESRHDPSRGFAGGYYMETISLGVPFLAAFADPGAWGPAFTSILEGYAHTAGLWVIGEDMPQETNRITLNASVTDKHGLPVPNVHFDDHPNDIAMREHGYQQATLLYEAVGATSVHRTPPYPSTHNMGTARMSARPDDGVTNAFGRAHDVPNLFVSDGSVFTTGAAANPTLTIVALAIRQAEHIIASLKTQQV; via the coding sequence ATGAGCGGCACCACCTTCGGGCACGACGACGAGGTCGTCGTGGTCATCGGGTCCGGAGCCGGCGGCGGCACCATGGCCGATCAGCTCACCGCGGCCGGGCTGGACGTCGTCGTCCTCGAAGCGGGCCGGCACATCACCCACGAGGAGTACGTCAACAACGAGTGGGAGGCCTTCAACCAGATGGCCTGGCTCGACCCGCGCACCACCACGGGCAGCTGGCGCATCGCCAAGGACTTCCCCAACCTGCCGGCGTGGATCGTCAAGGCCGTCGGCGGCACCACCACCCACTGGTCCGGCGCGACCCCCCGGTTCCACGCCCACGAGTTCGGCACCGCGCGCTCCTACGGGAACGTCGACGGTGCCAACCTGCTGGACTGGCCGATCACGTTGGACGACCTCGCGCCGTACTACACGATGGCCGAGAACAACATCGGCAGCACCCACCGCGGTGGGCGGAAACCGTTGCCGGCCAACAACAACTACAAGGTGCTGGCCAACGGGGCCGAGCGGATCGGCTACCGGTTCTACGCCACCGGCCCGTACGGCACGAACGCCGAGCCCTACGACGGGCGACCGGCCAGCATCCAGGACGGCTTCAACTTCCAGGGCGACAAGAACAAGTCCAAGTGGAGCACCCTGGTCCGGGAGATCCCCCGGGCCCTGGCCACCGGCCACCTGGAGCTGCGTCCGAGCTGTCATGCCGTGCAGATCACCCACGACAAGCAGGGCCGCGCGGACGCCGTCCTCTACCTGGACGCCGACGGCAACCTGCAGCGGCAGAAGGCCCGCATCGTCTGCGTGGCCGGCAACGCCATCGAGACGCCGCGGTTGCTGCTGATGTCGGCCAGCGCGATGTTCCCCGACGGGCTGGCCAACTCCTCGGGCCAGGTGGGTCGCAACTACATGCGGCACACCACCGGCTCGGTGTACGCCCAGTTCGACGGGGCGGTGAACATGCACCGCGGCGAGACGATGGCCGGTCTGGTCGCCGACGAGTCGCGGCACGACCCGTCCCGCGGGTTCGCCGGCGGCTACTACATGGAGACCATCTCGCTCGGGGTGCCCTTCCTGGCCGCGTTCGCCGACCCGGGCGCCTGGGGGCCGGCGTTCACCTCGATCCTCGAGGGCTACGCGCACACCGCGGGGCTGTGGGTCATCGGCGAGGACATGCCGCAGGAGACGAACCGGATCACCCTGAACGCCTCGGTGACGGACAAGCACGGTCTCCCGGTGCCCAACGTGCACTTCGACGACCACCCGAACGACATCGCCATGCGGGAGCACGGTTACCAGCAGGCCACCCTGCTGTACGAGGCGGTCGGCGCGACCAGCGTGCACCGCACCCCGCCCTACCCGTCCACGCACAACATGGGGACCGCGCGGATGAGTGCGCGCCCCGACGACGGGGTGACGAACGCGTTCGGCCGGGCCCACGACGTGCCCAACCTGTTCGTCTCCGACGGGTCGGTGTTCACCACCGGTGCGGCGGCCAACCCGACGTTGACCATCGTGGCGCTGGCCATCCGGCAGGCCGAGCACATCATCGCCTCGCTCAAGACCCAGCAGGTCTGA
- a CDS encoding uracil-DNA glycosylase — MDAQMPARAAAARTLGELDLMVADCAACPRLVAWREEAGRVRRASYRDETYWARPVPAFGDEAARVLVVGLAPAAHGGNRTGRMFTGDRSGDVLFASLHRTGFAARPTSTHQGDGQRLTGLRMTAPVHCAPPDNKPTPEERRTCSAFLERELALLGPTLRVAVVLGGFGWQALMITMTELGWSVPRPRPVFGHGAEVAVGHPDGRRLTVLGSYHVSQQNTFTGRLTPAMLDDVLTRAAALAPGE, encoded by the coding sequence ATGGACGCGCAGATGCCCGCCCGGGCGGCCGCCGCCCGCACCCTCGGCGAACTCGACCTGATGGTCGCCGACTGCGCGGCCTGCCCGCGGCTGGTCGCCTGGCGGGAGGAGGCGGGCCGGGTCAGACGCGCCTCCTACCGCGACGAGACCTATTGGGCCCGGCCTGTTCCCGCCTTCGGTGACGAGGCGGCCCGGGTGCTGGTGGTCGGGTTGGCGCCCGCCGCGCACGGCGGCAACCGGACCGGCCGGATGTTCACCGGTGACCGCAGCGGCGACGTGCTGTTCGCGTCCCTGCACCGCACCGGGTTCGCCGCCCGGCCGACGTCCACGCACCAGGGCGACGGGCAACGGCTCACCGGTCTGCGGATGACGGCGCCGGTGCACTGCGCCCCGCCGGACAACAAGCCCACCCCGGAGGAGCGGCGGACCTGCTCGGCGTTCCTGGAACGGGAGCTGGCCCTGCTCGGCCCGACCCTGCGGGTGGCCGTGGTGCTCGGCGGGTTCGGTTGGCAGGCGCTGATGATCACCATGACCGAGCTCGGCTGGTCGGTGCCCCGCCCCCGCCCGGTCTTCGGCCACGGCGCCGAGGTGGCCGTCGGCCACCCCGACGGCCGCCGCCTGACCGTGCTGGGCAGCTACCACGTCAGCCAGCAGAACACCTTCACCGGGCGGCTCACCCCGGCCATGCTCGACGACGTGCTCACCCGGGCGGCTGCCCTCGCCCCCGGGGAGTGA
- a CDS encoding MauE/DoxX family redox-associated membrane protein, translating into MIGLLGACALLLGAAGVAKVLRPAPTARAARALDLAIADRLSGHLSVRLLGGLEIVVAVSVLAGGGARAAAALALAYLLLTAVAVRLLTVAPDSDCGCFGTAREPVSRLHVVVNGACALVGVAAVLAPQPAFTAAVASATTSAGVTAGVALVIVVGVLAALLGALMTALPALMSARAKVATP; encoded by the coding sequence GTGATCGGTCTGCTGGGTGCCTGCGCGCTGCTGCTCGGTGCCGCCGGGGTGGCGAAGGTGCTGCGCCCCGCCCCCACCGCCCGGGCCGCCCGGGCCCTGGACCTGGCCATCGCCGACCGCCTCTCCGGGCACCTGTCCGTCCGCCTGCTCGGCGGGCTGGAGATCGTCGTCGCGGTGAGTGTGCTGGCCGGCGGCGGGGCCCGGGCCGCCGCCGCGCTCGCCCTGGCCTACCTGCTGCTCACCGCCGTCGCCGTGCGGCTGCTCACCGTCGCCCCGGACAGCGACTGCGGCTGCTTCGGCACCGCCCGGGAGCCGGTCAGCCGGCTGCACGTGGTGGTGAACGGGGCCTGTGCGCTGGTCGGGGTGGCCGCCGTCCTCGCGCCACAACCCGCGTTCACCGCAGCCGTGGCCTCAGCTACGACCTCGGCCGGGGTCACGGCCGGGGTCGCGCTGGTGATCGTGGTCGGGGTGCTCGCCGCCCTGCTCGGCGCCCTGATGACCGCCCTGCCCGCCCTGATGTCGGCCCGAGCGAAGGTGGCCACCCCCTGA
- a CDS encoding twin-arginine translocation signal domain-containing protein, with amino-acid sequence MTTTLSERVVSRLTRRAGRRPQASRRGFLGGAALTGAALAVNPWGYLVRPASAYDTVCGLDAGCNDGYSVFCCTINGGANSCPPNSFIGGWWKADNSSFCGGSARYYIDCNAYKGDGAWQCRCASGTCDERRVACNQFRYGQCSLEVPQSASGPVVCRMVSCTPPWQQYAGVCTASSATDNRTATHSAPCNGQDPVGALDGVTPVPGGIRLSGWALDQDQGGTEIQIAVYVDDGGRGWFPTGVPRSDVAAAYRVPGNHGFDVVVPADPGQHRVAVYAINVGGGATNPLLGTRTATAGPPAVRSPIGNLDGVTPGPDGTVRVTGWAVDPDAPATAIPVAVYRNGQGVAWFPTGGDRPDVNAALGVGGRHGFAVTLTVPPGDHEIAVFGIDDDGRAGNSLLGVRTVRGTGSPRGSLDSAVDTGGAVRLAGWAYDPDRPDDAIQVAVYRDDTGIAWFPTGGERPDVNSAFGIGGRHGFVVTVPTAPGRHTFTVFAINVGAAAGNPVIGSLTVDVR; translated from the coding sequence GTGACCACGACCCTGTCCGAACGGGTGGTCAGCCGGCTCACCCGGCGCGCCGGCCGCCGCCCCCAGGCCTCCCGGCGGGGCTTCCTGGGCGGCGCCGCCCTGACCGGCGCCGCGCTGGCCGTCAACCCGTGGGGGTACCTGGTCCGCCCGGCGAGCGCCTACGACACCGTGTGCGGTCTGGACGCGGGCTGCAACGACGGCTACTCGGTGTTCTGCTGCACGATCAACGGCGGTGCCAACAGCTGCCCGCCCAACTCCTTCATCGGCGGCTGGTGGAAGGCCGACAACTCCTCGTTCTGCGGGGGCTCGGCCCGCTACTACATCGACTGCAACGCCTACAAGGGCGACGGCGCCTGGCAGTGCCGGTGCGCCAGCGGGACCTGCGACGAGCGCCGGGTGGCCTGCAACCAGTTCCGTTACGGGCAGTGCAGCCTGGAGGTCCCGCAGTCGGCGAGCGGCCCGGTGGTCTGCCGGATGGTCTCGTGCACCCCGCCGTGGCAGCAGTACGCCGGCGTCTGCACCGCCTCCAGCGCCACCGACAACCGGACGGCCACGCACTCTGCTCCCTGCAACGGCCAGGACCCGGTCGGGGCGCTGGACGGCGTCACCCCGGTCCCCGGTGGTATCCGGCTCTCCGGGTGGGCGCTCGACCAGGACCAGGGCGGCACCGAGATCCAGATCGCGGTGTACGTCGACGACGGTGGCCGGGGCTGGTTCCCGACCGGGGTGCCGCGCTCCGACGTGGCCGCGGCCTACCGGGTCCCGGGCAATCATGGCTTCGACGTCGTCGTCCCGGCCGACCCGGGCCAGCACCGGGTTGCCGTGTACGCCATCAACGTGGGCGGCGGGGCGACCAACCCGCTGCTGGGGACCCGGACGGCCACGGCCGGCCCGCCCGCCGTCCGGTCGCCCATCGGCAACCTGGACGGGGTCACGCCCGGACCGGACGGCACGGTGCGGGTCACCGGATGGGCCGTCGACCCGGACGCCCCCGCCACGGCGATCCCGGTCGCGGTGTACCGGAACGGGCAGGGCGTGGCCTGGTTCCCCACCGGCGGCGACCGGCCCGACGTCAACGCCGCGCTGGGCGTCGGGGGCCGCCACGGCTTCGCCGTCACGCTGACCGTGCCGCCGGGCGACCACGAGATCGCCGTGTTCGGCATCGACGACGACGGCCGGGCGGGGAACAGCCTGCTGGGTGTCCGCACCGTCCGCGGCACCGGCTCCCCGCGCGGCAGCCTGGACTCGGCGGTGGACACCGGCGGTGCCGTCCGGCTGGCCGGCTGGGCCTACGACCCCGACCGCCCCGACGACGCGATCCAGGTCGCGGTCTACCGCGACGACACCGGCATCGCCTGGTTCCCCACCGGCGGGGAGCGCCCCGACGTCAACTCCGCCTTCGGCATCGGCGGGCGGCACGGATTCGTGGTCACCGTGCCCACCGCTCCCGGTCGGCACACGTTCACCGTCTTCGCCATCAACGTGGGCGCGGCCGCGGGGAACCCCGTCATCGGCTCGCTGACGGTGGACGTCCGATGA
- the guaD gene encoding guanine deaminase has product MAKTAVRGTFLDFVDDPWTHVGAETEATRFFADGLLVISDGLVVAFGDYAETAAAHPDAEITHLPDRLIVPGFVDGHIHFPQTRVLGGYGEQLLPWLQKTVFPEERRYADREYAQEGARHFFDTLLASGTTTFQAFTSSAPVCTEVLFDEAARRNMRAIAGITAIDQNAPDWFQISPADFYAAATEQIAEYHGKGRNLYAITPRFAFGATEELLETCRRLKEENPDVWVHTHISENPAEIRGVLDLHADCTDYLGVYEKYGLVGPKFTGGHGVWLSNGEFRRMSDSGAAVTFCPCSNLYLGSGLFRLGRATDPEHRVRMTFGTDVGGGNRFSMLNVLEDAYKVGMLNNCMLDGSIVPSDQDLAESERNKLSPLRAFYSITLGGAQGLYIDDRVGNFDLGKEADFVALDWNGGPPATAWHMSLLAPDGGPTTVQDAAELLFGIMMVGDERAVDETWLMGQRAYKKA; this is encoded by the coding sequence GTGGCGAAGACAGCTGTACGGGGCACCTTTCTCGATTTCGTCGACGATCCGTGGACGCACGTCGGCGCCGAGACGGAGGCGACGCGGTTCTTCGCCGACGGCCTGCTGGTGATCTCCGACGGCCTGGTCGTGGCGTTCGGCGACTACGCGGAGACGGCGGCGGCCCACCCCGACGCGGAGATCACCCACCTGCCCGACCGGCTGATCGTGCCCGGATTCGTCGACGGACACATCCACTTCCCGCAGACCCGGGTGCTCGGCGGGTACGGGGAACAGCTGCTCCCCTGGCTGCAGAAGACGGTCTTCCCCGAGGAGCGTCGATATGCCGACCGCGAATACGCCCAGGAGGGTGCCCGGCACTTCTTCGACACCCTGCTGGCCTCCGGCACCACCACGTTCCAGGCCTTCACCTCCAGTGCCCCGGTGTGCACGGAGGTGCTGTTCGACGAGGCAGCCCGGCGCAACATGCGGGCCATCGCCGGCATCACGGCCATCGACCAGAACGCCCCGGACTGGTTCCAGATCTCGCCGGCGGACTTCTACGCCGCCGCCACCGAGCAGATCGCGGAGTACCACGGCAAGGGCCGCAACCTCTACGCCATCACGCCCCGGTTCGCCTTCGGCGCCACCGAGGAACTGCTCGAGACGTGTCGCCGGCTCAAGGAGGAGAACCCCGATGTGTGGGTCCACACGCACATCTCGGAGAACCCGGCCGAGATCCGCGGGGTGCTGGACCTGCACGCGGACTGCACCGACTACCTGGGCGTGTACGAGAAGTACGGCCTGGTCGGCCCGAAGTTCACCGGCGGACACGGCGTCTGGCTCAGCAATGGCGAGTTCCGCCGCATGTCCGACAGCGGTGCGGCGGTGACTTTCTGCCCCTGCTCCAACCTGTACCTGGGCAGCGGGTTGTTCCGCCTCGGCCGGGCCACCGACCCCGAGCACCGCGTGCGGATGACCTTCGGGACCGACGTGGGTGGCGGCAACCGGTTCAGCATGCTCAACGTGCTGGAGGACGCCTACAAGGTCGGCATGCTGAACAACTGCATGCTCGACGGCAGCATCGTGCCCAGCGATCAGGATCTCGCCGAGTCCGAGCGCAACAAGCTCTCCCCGCTGCGCGCGTTCTACTCGATCACCCTCGGCGGCGCCCAGGGCCTCTACATCGACGACCGGGTCGGCAACTTCGACCTCGGCAAGGAGGCCGACTTCGTCGCGCTGGACTGGAACGGCGGACCGCCCGCGACGGCCTGGCACATGAGCCTGCTCGCTCCGGACGGCGGGCCCACCACCGTGCAGGACGCGGCCGAACTGCTCTTCGGGATCATGATGGTCGGTGACGAGCGCGCCGTGGACGAGACCTGGCTGATGGGGCAGCGCGCCTACAAGAAGGCCTGA
- a CDS encoding ATP-dependent DNA ligase, whose amino-acid sequence MLLARLADASAALAATRSRLAKRAVIAEVVSAADPTEMAVVVSHLSGALRQRRTGVGWAALGSLPDPAAEPGLTVAEVDDTFERIAALAGPGSAGRRADQVREVFARATAAEQPFLRALVFGEVRQGALDAVVQDGVAQAFGVPVAAVRRASMLLGSTPAVAAMLAAHRGDPDAGLADLAALTIRLGLPVRPMLAASAPDAVGAVAKSGLPAVVDTKLDGIRVQVHHGPDGTALFTRSLDEITDRLPEIVEAVQALPAVSLVLDGEVVGVGGDGRPLPFQVIASRTGSSLDPAAGRRQTPLRLFCFDVLHLDGEDLIDRPLSERDALLRRLIPADLLVPRTVADTVEQVQEAFDAAVAGGYEGAVVKDPAAPYAAGRRDSGWVKVKPRHTLDLAVIGAEWGYGRRQGKLSNLHLAARGADGELVMLGKTFKGLTDALLAWQTEEFPARESRRTKAAVFIDPPLVAEIAVDGVQRSTRYPGGVALRFARVLRYREDKTPDEIDTLATVLALHPVTDEGTDEGTDEGTDEGAAGTDGDATDRPPAG is encoded by the coding sequence ATGCTCCTCGCCCGGCTCGCCGACGCCTCGGCCGCCCTCGCCGCCACCCGGTCCCGGCTCGCCAAGCGGGCGGTGATCGCCGAGGTGGTGTCGGCGGCGGACCCGACCGAGATGGCCGTGGTGGTGAGCCATCTGTCCGGGGCGCTGCGCCAACGACGGACGGGCGTGGGGTGGGCGGCCCTGGGGTCACTGCCCGACCCGGCCGCGGAACCGGGCCTGACGGTGGCCGAGGTGGACGACACCTTCGAACGGATCGCCGCACTGGCCGGCCCCGGCTCGGCGGGCCGTCGCGCGGACCAGGTCCGGGAGGTGTTCGCCCGGGCCACCGCGGCCGAGCAGCCCTTCCTGCGGGCCCTGGTCTTCGGTGAGGTCCGGCAGGGCGCGCTGGACGCCGTCGTCCAGGACGGCGTGGCGCAGGCCTTCGGGGTTCCGGTGGCGGCGGTCCGGCGCGCCTCGATGCTGCTCGGCTCGACGCCCGCGGTCGCGGCGATGCTGGCCGCCCACCGGGGCGACCCGGACGCGGGCCTGGCCGACCTGGCCGCGCTGACCATCCGGCTCGGCCTCCCGGTGCGTCCGATGCTGGCCGCCAGTGCCCCGGACGCGGTGGGCGCGGTGGCGAAGTCCGGGCTGCCGGCCGTGGTGGACACCAAACTGGACGGCATCCGCGTGCAGGTGCACCACGGGCCGGACGGCACGGCGCTGTTCACCCGGAGCCTGGACGAGATCACCGACCGGCTGCCGGAGATCGTCGAGGCGGTGCAGGCATTGCCCGCGGTGTCGCTGGTGCTCGACGGCGAGGTCGTCGGGGTGGGCGGGGACGGACGCCCGTTGCCGTTCCAGGTCATCGCGTCCCGCACGGGCAGCAGCCTGGACCCGGCGGCCGGTCGGCGGCAGACCCCGCTGCGGCTCTTCTGCTTCGACGTGCTCCACCTGGACGGCGAGGACCTCATCGACCGCCCGCTGTCCGAGCGGGATGCGCTGCTGCGCAGGCTGATCCCGGCCGACCTGCTGGTGCCCCGCACGGTGGCCGACACCGTCGAGCAGGTGCAGGAGGCGTTCGACGCCGCAGTGGCCGGAGGCTACGAGGGCGCGGTGGTCAAGGATCCGGCGGCGCCGTACGCGGCCGGGCGCCGCGACTCCGGCTGGGTCAAGGTGAAACCCCGGCACACCCTGGATCTCGCGGTGATCGGGGCCGAGTGGGGGTACGGGCGCCGACAGGGCAAGCTCTCCAACCTGCACCTGGCCGCCCGCGGCGCCGACGGCGAACTGGTCATGCTGGGCAAGACCTTCAAGGGCCTCACCGACGCACTGCTGGCCTGGCAGACGGAGGAGTTCCCGGCCCGGGAGTCACGGCGGACGAAGGCGGCGGTCTTCATCGACCCGCCGCTGGTCGCCGAGATCGCGGTCGACGGCGTGCAGCGCTCGACCCGCTATCCGGGCGGGGTCGCGTTGCGGTTCGCCCGGGTGCTGCGCTACCGGGAGGACAAGACACCCGACGAGATCGACACCCTGGCGACGGTTCTCGCCCTGCATCCGGTCACCGACGAGGGCACGGACGAGGGCACCGACGAAGGCACCGACGAGGGCGCGGCGGGAACGGACGGGGACGCGACGGACCGACCGCCGGCCGGGTGA
- a CDS encoding NADP-dependent oxidoreductase has translation MPRAYAFTEYGGVDTQDFVDLPEPTPGPSELLVQVRAAGVNPIDWKIRAGHLQAFMPVTFPAVLGREVSGVVRGVGKDVAGFAVGDEVFGPVAPGSGGYAEFALVTATSAAKKPVHVSFTDAATLSVAAGTAHDALQQLELIEGQTLLITGIGGGVGVAAAQLARDAGVFVLGTGSESKRALVESLGATLIDYHQDVAGQVRQLFPDGVDAVLDVVGGDALRDVAGLLSPFDGGDVPRIVSSADPQTAAEVGGTSVERQQTTEVYTALAQLVADGKLDPHVEDTFTLDQAAEALAGVEGGHSRGKIVITVS, from the coding sequence ATGCCACGCGCTTACGCGTTCACCGAGTACGGCGGGGTCGACACCCAGGACTTCGTCGATCTGCCGGAGCCGACCCCCGGCCCCAGCGAGCTGCTGGTGCAGGTGCGAGCGGCCGGGGTGAACCCGATCGACTGGAAGATCCGCGCCGGCCACCTGCAGGCATTCATGCCGGTGACCTTCCCCGCGGTGCTCGGCCGCGAGGTGTCCGGGGTGGTCCGCGGCGTCGGCAAGGACGTGGCCGGGTTCGCCGTCGGCGACGAGGTGTTCGGGCCGGTGGCCCCCGGATCCGGCGGTTACGCCGAGTTCGCGCTGGTCACCGCCACCTCCGCGGCCAAGAAGCCGGTGCACGTCTCGTTCACCGATGCCGCCACCCTCTCGGTGGCCGCCGGCACCGCCCACGACGCCCTGCAGCAGCTGGAGCTGATCGAGGGCCAGACCCTGCTGATCACCGGAATCGGCGGGGGAGTCGGCGTGGCCGCCGCGCAGCTGGCCCGGGACGCCGGCGTCTTCGTGCTCGGCACCGGCAGCGAGAGCAAGCGCGCCCTGGTCGAGTCCCTCGGCGCCACTCTGATCGACTACCACCAGGACGTTGCCGGCCAGGTGCGGCAGCTGTTCCCGGACGGGGTCGACGCGGTGCTGGACGTGGTCGGCGGGGACGCGCTCCGGGACGTGGCCGGGCTGCTCTCGCCCTTCGACGGCGGGGACGTCCCGCGCATCGTCAGTTCGGCCGACCCGCAGACGGCCGCCGAAGTGGGCGGCACCTCCGTCGAGCGGCAGCAGACCACCGAGGTCTACACCGCGTTGGCCCAGCTCGTCGCCGACGGGAAGCTCGATCCGCACGTGGAGGACACCTTCACCCTCGACCAGGCCGCCGAGGCCCTCGCCGGGGTCGAGGGCGGCCACTCCCGCGGCAAGATCGTCATCACGGTCTCCTGA
- a CDS encoding glucose-6-phosphate dehydrogenase, with the protein MTEPSPASSPEPTGAPADLPPTVFLMYGASGDLGRRLVLPAFFQLALQGLLPERWALIGSGRGDMTDASFRDHVHDALVEFGPHPDEGPWDEFARHLRFAGGGFTAEDAGEVPDVLTQVRADLGEDAQLVHYLAIPPKAFLPTTRAIDAHDLVQGCRIVYEKPYGTSLASFTELDDAVQEVFTEEQVYRIDHFLAFEAVQDVLHARLATPWLAALWSREHVAQVQIDIAETLDVAQRAEFYDATGAFLDMIVTHLFQIAATVAMDAPADLRPETVQAARDAAVQRFRPLDPAEVVLGRFDGYLDIDGVPADSTTDTLAAVRLWVDDDRWRDVPFLLRSGKKMAADEQRITLVLRPAVDGPYAGDPPADPAVISFSLLDGAALDIGVTLRAPGVQGGAVTGTATLQRTDLPGEPALPYTHLIHHVLHGDRSLFTGVDGLRAAWEAVQPLAADRPAVQDYAPGSWGPADVDRLAEPGVWFLR; encoded by the coding sequence ATGACCGAGCCCTCCCCCGCGTCCTCCCCCGAACCGACCGGTGCGCCGGCGGATCTGCCGCCCACCGTTTTCCTCATGTACGGGGCATCGGGTGATCTGGGACGGCGGCTGGTGCTGCCGGCGTTCTTCCAGCTCGCCCTGCAGGGCCTGCTGCCCGAGCGGTGGGCGCTGATCGGCAGCGGCCGCGGCGACATGACCGACGCCTCCTTCCGCGACCACGTGCATGACGCCCTCGTCGAGTTCGGCCCGCACCCGGACGAGGGGCCGTGGGACGAGTTCGCGCGGCATCTGCGTTTCGCGGGGGGCGGGTTCACGGCCGAGGACGCCGGCGAGGTGCCGGACGTGCTGACGCAGGTGCGCGCGGACCTCGGGGAGGACGCGCAGCTGGTGCACTACCTGGCCATCCCACCCAAGGCGTTCCTGCCGACCACCCGGGCGATCGACGCACACGACCTGGTGCAGGGCTGCCGGATCGTCTACGAGAAGCCCTACGGCACCTCGCTGGCGTCCTTCACCGAGCTCGACGACGCCGTGCAGGAGGTCTTCACCGAGGAACAGGTGTACCGGATCGACCACTTCCTGGCCTTCGAGGCCGTGCAGGACGTGCTGCACGCCCGGCTGGCCACCCCGTGGCTGGCCGCCCTGTGGAGCCGGGAGCACGTCGCCCAGGTGCAGATCGACATCGCCGAGACCCTCGACGTCGCCCAGCGCGCCGAGTTCTACGACGCCACCGGCGCCTTCCTGGACATGATCGTCACCCACCTGTTCCAGATCGCCGCCACCGTCGCCATGGACGCCCCGGCCGATCTGCGGCCCGAGACCGTCCAGGCCGCCCGGGACGCCGCCGTGCAGCGCTTCCGGCCGCTGGACCCCGCCGAGGTCGTCCTCGGCCGGTTCGACGGGTACCTGGACATCGACGGTGTCCCGGCCGACTCGACCACCGACACCCTGGCCGCCGTCCGGCTGTGGGTCGACGACGACCGCTGGCGCGACGTGCCCTTCCTGCTGCGGTCGGGCAAGAAGATGGCCGCCGACGAACAGCGCATCACCCTGGTCCTGCGGCCGGCCGTCGACGGCCCGTACGCCGGCGACCCGCCGGCCGACCCCGCCGTCATCAGCTTCTCGCTGCTCGACGGGGCCGCCCTGGACATCGGCGTCACCCTGCGCGCACCCGGGGTGCAGGGCGGCGCGGTGACCGGCACGGCCACGCTGCAGCGCACCGATCTGCCCGGCGAGCCCGCCCTGCCCTACACCCACCTGATCCACCACGTGCTGCACGGCGACCGGTCGCTGTTCACCGGAGTGGACGGACTGCGTGCCGCCTGGGAGGCCGTCCAGCCCCTGGCCGCGGACCGACCTGCCGTCCAGGACTACGCACCGGGCAGCTGGGGTCCGGCGGACGTCGACCGGCTCGCGGAGCCCGGGGTGTGGTTCCTGCGCTGA